The sequence TTCCAAGGACGCGGTAGATCTCGACCTTGCATGTATTGCAGTCGGTAAGTGCCCTTCTTTCTGATCTCGATCACTTTGTAGGTTCCCTCCTAGGGTGGTTCCAGTTTTCCCACGTGTTTGGAGGCCTCTACCTTCTTCAACACGAGATCTCCTACCTGCAATTGGCGTGGTCGAATTCTGCGACTGTGGCTCTTCATCATCAATCCCTTATGATGCAAAATTCGAGCATATGCGGCCTCCCTCTTTTCTTCAATAACTATGAGGTCGAAGCTTCGCTCATTTCGGTTCGTCTCGGGTTCGTACTGCATGACTCTTTGCGATTCCTCCCCGATTTCTGCCGGAATGATGGCCTCGGTCCCGTATACTAGGCAGAAAGGGGTCTCGCCCGTGGTAGTTCGTGGAGTCGTGCGATAAGCCCACAAGACTCCAGGCAGCTCGTCAACCCACGATCTTTTGCTCTCAAGGCGCGTCTTCAAGTGTTGCAAGATCGTCCGGTTCGTCACCTTGGTCTGTCCGTTCGCCTGAGGGTTCGCGACTGCTGTGAAGTGCTGCGCGATCTTCAGTTCTTTGCACCATTCTGTGATCTTTCTGCCCTGAAACTGGGTGCCACTGTCAGATATCAATATTCTAGGTATACCGAACCTGCATATAATGTTTTCTAGATGAAGTTGATGACTTCCTTCTCGGATATCTTGGCCACTGCTTCTGCTTCTACCCACTTGGAAAAATATTCGACCGCCacaatgatgaatttcttCTGAGCTTGCGCGGGTGGGAAAGGTCCGACGATATCGATCCCCCATTGATCGAACGGGCACGCTATTTTGATTGGCACCATTGGGGTTGCAGGTGGTGTATCAGTGAGGCGTACTTCTGGCAGCTCTCACATTTCCTCACAAAGTTCTTAGAGTCTTCGACCAAGGTCGGCCAGAAATACCCTTGTCGCATGATTTTCTGTGCCAGCGATCTCACCCCTGAGTGATTGCCACAACTTCCTTCGTGTATCTCCCGCATTACGTAAAGGCCTCTCTCCTCGTCTAGGCATTTCAAGAGGGGTCCGTCAGCTGTCCTTTTATAGAGTTGACCGGCCAGCAGAGTAAATTGGGTAGCTCGAAATTTGACCCTCTTCGCGGCAATGGGATTGCTGGGTAAGGTACCGTCCCCGAGACACTTCACAATTTCGTTCTTCCAGGACCCCGTTTCTGCGACCACCTGGACCTCCGTTCCTTTCCATAGTGTCGATCTCTCGCGCACTAGTGCGGTGATTTTTCGACCTCGAATTTCATCCATTGCAGCTCCAAATTTTGATAAGGCATCTGCCTTGTCGTTCTCGGCCCTAGGTACCTGCGAGATGGAGCATTTCTCAAATTTACCCATTAGTTTTTGAACAATCTCTTTGTACTGGGTCATTGTTCTCTCCCGTGTTTCGTATGTTCTTTGAATCTGCAAGCGATCAGTTGGGAGTCTGTAAAAACCTCCAAGTCACGGGCACCAGTTTCATGAGCGAGCTCTAGGCCCAGCACCAGAGCCTCGTATTCTGCCTCGTTGTTAGTCACTGGGAATGAAAGGCGAGCCGCGACTTCAATCTCAATTCCTCTTGGTCCTTGGATTAATATGCCTGCTCTGCCATTGTTCGCGTTTGAAGACCCATCGACATGCAGCATCCATTTTAAACAGGACCGGTCGCCAGCCAGCTCCATGACGAAATCTACTAGCACCTGCGCCTTCTGGACTGTTCTGGGTTGGTATTCAATGTCGTATTGCCCCAATTCAACCGCCCACTTGATCAACCTCCCGGAGGCTTCGGGTCACGACATCACATGCTTGAGGGGGTGGTTGGTCAACACCACCACTTTGTGCGACTGAAAATATGGTCGTAGTTTTCGAGCAGTCACGACCAAGGCAAAGGCGAGTTTTTCCATCTCTGAATATCGTGATTCAGCCCCTTGGAGCATTTTGCTGACATAGTAGACTGGATTCTAGTTGCTACCTTCTTCCCTCACCAATACTGAGCTGACCGCATTCTCGGACACCCCTAggtacaaaaataatatctccCCTTCTTTCGGGTTCGCGAGCAGGGGGAGCCTTATGAGATATTCCTTCAACTCCTGTAAGGCCTGGTCGCATTCCGCGGTCCATGTGAAATTTTTTGCCTtcctcaaaattttgaagaacGGTAAGCTTCTGTCTGCCGATCGAGATATGAATCTGCTTAACGATGCGATCTTGCCCGTGAGCTTCTGCACTTCTTTGATCGATGTGGGCGACCTCAGACTCATTATGGCTTGGATCTTTTCAGGGTTCGCTTCTATCCCGCGTTCGCTAATCATGTACCCTAAAAACTTTCCACCTGTCACTCCAAACGTACACTTTTCTGGGTTGAGCTTCATTCCGTGCGACCTCATTATGTTGAATGCCTAGGAGAGGTCTTCCAAGTGATCCCGCGACTTCCTGCTTTTCACGAGCATGTCGTCCACGTATACTTCCCATAGTTTTTCCCAAGAGATTCCCAAACATTTGGTTTACGAGTCGCTGATACGTGGCTCCCGCATTTTTCAATCCGAATGGCATCATGTTGTAGCAGTAGATCCCCTTTTCCGTGATGAATGAGGTCTTATCCCGGTCTTCCTTTGCCATATGGATTTGATGATATCCTTGGTAAGCATCCATCATTGAAAACCTTTCAAACCCGGCGGTGGAGTCGACCATCAAGTCAATTCTTGGTAAGGGGTACGGATCCTTCGGGCAGGCTTTGTTCAGATCCGTGAAATCAACACACATGCGCCATTTTCCTGAAGATTTGGGGACTAGCACGGCGTTAGAAAGCCAGTTAGTGTATTGAATCTCGGATACGTACCCTGCTTTCAACAGTTTTTCGACCTCTTGTCTGATTATCTCGTTCTTGTCGCTTTCGAACGATCTTTTTTTCTGTTGCACCGGTCGAGCTTTGGGGTCGACGTTTAAGTGATGGACTATAACTCCTGGGTCGATCCCCGTGAAGTCCGAGGGGCTCTAGGCAAATATATCAACAttctttttcagaaattcTATCATGGCCAATTCCTCCTCCATATTTACCTCTATCCGTGTGGTTTACCGGGCTCGTCCGGTACGAGCTGCACCTCCTTGTACTCTCCACTGGGCTTCATGTGCTCTGTTTCGTACGGTCGCGGCTCAGCATCTTCTTCgaccttctttttcttttggctaGGTTCTCCCTTAAGTGATAGATTGTAACATTTGCGCACCTCCTTCTGGTCGCTGACTAGTTCCCCCGTTCCGTTCTCGGTCGGAAATTTCATCTTCATATGATAGGTGGAGATCACAACTCTGAAAAGGTTTAATCCGGGTCTCCCTAGAATTACATTGTATGCGAAGGGTGTATCGACCACTAAAAATTTGACCATCAATGTTTTTCGTCTGGGAACTTCCCCCATTGATACTGGTAATTCGATCGTTCCCAGCAAGGCGACTTTGCTACCTCCAAATCCTACCAGAGGGGTCCTTACTGGCTCGAGAAAGGCATTCTCCAACCCCATTTTGTCGATCACGCTCTTGAAGATGATGTCAGTCAAACTGCCGCTGTTAATCAACACCTTATGGACCGTAAAATTCGCGATGTCTAGTCTGACTACCATGGGGTCGTTCATATTTTCGCTCTCCTTCGATCTGTCTGAGCTATCGAAAGAGATGGCCTCCTCCTCTTCTACCTTTAGCACGAACTCTCTCTCTCGGCTCGATTCCACTGTCCAAGCACGTCTTTTCCGCGTTCGGCCTGAGTCTCCGGAACTAGGCCCTCCAGCAATGGTGTATATTACCCCTTTCGTGGGTGCGTTGTTCCCGCCGGCCATGGTCCTGCCAGTTTTTGTGGGACCGGGGTTCTGATCCCGGTCCTGACTCCTCGACCTGCTTCTCCTTCCCTCATTGATCCTGCAATTTGGTGGAACACGGTCTCGGAAGTATCCCTGCCTGACCAGTCTTTCAATTTCGTCTTTCAACTGAAAACACTCCTCCATGTTGTGACCCTTCTCGCGGTGAAATTTGCAATACTTGTCCGAAAACATCTTGGATGGGGTGTATCTTGTGTGCCTCGGCCACTTCAAGACATCGGCGTTTTCCACCATCATTAAAGCCTTCTCCCGCGACATCGCCAGTGGAGTGTAGTTATGATATTTTGGAATATACTTTGgctcctttttcttctcttgtttCGGTTTGCTGCTACTGCCCTCTTGATTCTCTGTAGGTCGCCTGTGCGCGTGGTCGCGTTCTCTCCGTTCGAAGTCCTTCATCGCGTTCATCTCTTCCTCATCTATGTATTTTTGTGCTAACGCCATCAACTGTTCCACGTCGCTGGGCGGGTCGCTTGCGAGAGCGGACGTGAAGGGACCTTTTCGCAGTCCGTGGATGAGGATGCTCACAAGCATATCAACCCTCGATTCTCTCAGTGGTTCGACGTTCTCGAACAATTGTCTCCTCGCCGTTTCTTTTACCAACGGAGTTGTAGTTCTTCTTTCGTATTTCACGATTGCTTTCCGGCTAGCTTCTTCCATCATTCTCTATAGCTCCTCTTGGGTTAGGTGAATGGTTGTTCCTGTTCCCTTTCTAGGTGTTTCATCCTCCCCGGTGTTTCACCTCAATGAACCTTCCATTATGATAAGGAATTCTCAGACGTTCCCACAGAtggcgccaactgatccgggtcgaattattcGATCTCCTGAGACGATCTCACTGCAGATGGTCTAACTCTTCCTaaccagattttgggttccctgagaataaaacacgaaccgtgagctcgtcgggcacgtccccgacaatgaccctccgacgttcaagttaggttgatcgagagaaatgtGTGCGATCTAAAAGTTCAAGCTCAATTAATGCATAACAGTTCCCTCAATAACGGCGTTTctgggtctatttatagaacacaGCTAGACACTGTtgactgggccacgtggccttatcctgCTGGCTCATGTTCTGATCGAACGGTcgtcattgtccgggtcttcggTCAGTCTGTGCGGTCCGGATCGGGTCCTCTGCGACCTCCCCGCTACAGAACACGCGGATCTTGATCGCGAAATGACtgtaatgcccttaatgaagggtaatTTGGTCGTTTTGCAGGGGTGACACATGTATACCCATCAGGGTGCTTCCTCTTCTCGTCCCTCCCTTGCTTCTACTGGAGCTCTGTCTCCTCCTGAAGGTCTCTTTTAAGAGCCTAGAAGCGGTTCACTTGATGTTATTATCATTTCTGATTCTACACGCTTGCCGAAGAATGTCCAGAAACCTCTATTGTCCTGGTTGAGGCTGCTGGGCTTCCTTCTCGATGATAGAGGAAATTGATAAGGATGGATGATTCTGAAGATGAAGGTTATAAAAGCATCGACGACCTTCCTCTTCGTTGCTACCCTGCTCTCTCCTCTTGACTTACTGGATGAAGATGTTAAAGCTTAGATTTTGATTGAGTCTACTCAGGAGAAAGTTGTCGGTCCTCCTTGCAACTTAACAGAATTCAGTCAAGAAGATGCCCCACTTGTGGATACAAGCGTAGAAGCTCCAACTCAAGGTACAAAGGTAAGCCATGTGATAGAATCTGATGCTTCCTTGGGCTGCTTACCCTCTACTAGTGGTACTGATATTGAGGAAAGTGTTCCTCCTTCTGATGCTTAATTTCGTTTATGATGGCCTTGTGTGCCCTTAAATACTTTAAATCATGACTTCTATTATTGTGGAATTTGTGAGCAATTTTTGAACATGTTGCAATGTTGCAGCTACATACCCGTGTCAGAACATTTCTTGTGGAAATGTCATCCTATAATTGATGTGTTTAATGCAGATCTTATTCTAAGTGATAGGGTTTTTTGACATGTTAGAGTAAGTGCTCATAAGCCAATTAAATTGGcctaaaatgtattttatttgataattcaattatatcatgtaatattattttgagtgaataaaatgagtattcgcttatTTTGGCATCcactttgttgtgctcatttgTATGTTTACATTTTCTTACTTAAAAATCACAACAAAGCTTATAGACCAATTGACAACGGTGTAGTTGGGCCGTACATTAGATGGctgtcatgaaaccaactacCAAAAggttaaatttgaaatgttacaagtcgaggacctcgagaatgaaatcaagaagtgctatggagacttgcactaagagtcGCATTCGAATTGGAGAGTAccgtgtttcatcggtgacAGACGTGGAGCGTCTATGATATCTTGGTGGattgattgactaggtgtcaaatcaattgaactgactcacgAAGATCGTcgtatggaagccttggaggctatgtcggtatgactcgaatcccCAACTTCggtagtacgggagtagtcctcaaaattgagaaatcacgacagtcacgtgcatacgatgactgtatcttgggtTTGCGCGAGAGGTGGTTATGTCACAGacacgatcatcataagcctcaTCCATTGTAGTCGGGGTATATAGCAaagacggtgagttccaataATAAGATCCATCACTTGTCAGTATATGACAGAgctatctcctatgcacttggagatgcgttaacGTTCTGTAAATCTGTGGCCACaatcgttgatcgaataggaaacgGAGGTTCTTATGTCGAGATatttggcgtaacgcgatctcaagtattaagcatagacgcctagtccaggatgggaatcgacacctaattccatgccctagactatgcaactcaagagcctaaatgttcgcACAataattcacctagtctctagtgtcatggaacgttgctagacggccatcCATGCTAACggactttcttgattaaaggTTAATCAagatttattaatcaaatagggatttaatcaataataatgtgacactagcccaagtctagctgaaatgtaaacttaaagagtcacacacaaatcaccagataggaacaaggaattaattttgaattaattccacaagtaattggagtacttaaaaagaaagagacattaatttatattgggcttatccttataatttaataagttggatcttattaaataataatgataattttgggcttatgtatttaattagattaaatacaagttgagctcgattaaataaatttttatgaaattggatttaaataaaaattcataggGCTTGTGATTTTAAAGGTAAAAATCGACCAAGGCCACTAATTTTCAGTCcatgaaaaatttcatgtaaggaaataaatggttagcaaattgtatttttggaaagtgcaattCTAACCATTTTTGGggatttctttatttggaataaagagaaatttgccttgtagataatagaatgtatttagaaacattcttaattatcaaacaatgtgtatatatatatatacaatataattatttgggaaataattataatcttaatcacacaacataaaaaaaaaccccccTCCCTTCTTACGTCTCGACCGCCCCCTCTCTTGTGCACTTATCTcgttctcttctagcaaagaatTAGAGGACTGCTGTGTTGGAGCCTCAAGTGGAGAGCATTTCAAGCAACCGTGAAAACGAAGGTATCGTTTTTCACCCTCTTAATCTCGATTTTATGGTTCATACATCAGCCCTgtatttgtgttttattttagtgcATCAAACGTTCGGAACTCCAAAGGTAAACCCcttgaatttgtttaattttgcatttaattttcattattacaCATTTCCGCCTTATCGTTTCCGCTTGCGTGGTCGTACCACACGAtccttcaagtggtatcagagctcgGTTCAATGTAGGGGCTGATGATTATATGATTAACATGATTTTTACAGCTTtttgaagcatgttttatCGCTTTCGTTTATTGgttatattatgaaaatggctcatttgatttttgcaatttatggATGATTAAATCGTATAACAAAATAGAGAATTTCTCTGGgtttatgctttatttttgttattttataattgaacccaaaagaaaagaaagaaaatcgtTGCAAAACTGCTGCTGCCGGCACACAGTGCACGCACGGCCAAGCGCGCGCAGGTAGGAGCCTGCCTATAGCCTGGGCCCATATGCACAGCAGGCAGGGCATGCGCGCAGGCAATGCGCGTGCCCCTGCGCACGAGCAAAGCTTTCATGTGCGCATGCTGGAAGGAGGGCTAGCTCGCGTGCGCCCCCTATAGCGCAGGAAGCGACAACAACGCGCGTGCTGCAAGGGCCGACGGCTGACAGTCGATTTTCaccatttttgaaaatttgattttttggataaaattgaatttttcattagaattaaattgcataattaattagatttattacgTGCATTGGATGAACATATTTATGATATTCCTTTAATTGCAAATGACGAACCTGTGTTTTTTTCGTATAACGtcttttgtgatattggatattATGGATTGTTGTATTACATGCAATGTATGTTACATGGAATATATGATGGATGATCACGAATCCCACAACCTCTTATGTTTATGGTTGGTATGTTAACTTCTCCCTCCCTCTCGTTTTTAGCATTTGAATAATAAAGCTTGCTATCTCACTCCTAATGTACTCCCCTCGACTCTGAtcgggatttttttttttaattgtaatgaGGGTAGTATAGGAATTTTGGTgaggtttttaattttttgaagcaAGCCCATAGAGAAGAAGGTCCAAGGAGAAGGAGACCCGCGAAGGAGTTACGAGGACCATATACATGTTGataggtaaaatattttttaagagttTAGGGCCACTTTAGACTAACCATTGACTCATTATGGCCTCAGTGAgtcgcataggttgggcttgtgatcatcccacAAGGGGCCGTGTTTAACTACGTTGCATgctatgatttatttatttctgctagcatttgatgttttgcaTGTAACGTAATTCtgtgatgaggtctcagtCAAACAACTCAAATATCAACTCTTACTTGGCTAAcgaagttaaatattaggcccaaaatggacttggatcaagaTTGTCTTGATCtgtccaagccttccatccacagaaatgtggtgaggaagctaccactACCTAAATATGGTCTCACAAGTCGTGGAATGGAATGGAGAAAAGTTGCGCTATTGTTTTGAACAAAGAACACTTTCAACATTTTcttgtctcacgagtcgttaGGGGGCGACGACTAAAGTGTAATTTGGTTCATCTCCCTCCACAAAAGTGAGGGGGGACTCCTCATCACAACAAGACCTGCGGATATCAACATATCGAGAAGGTAGCTCATTTCCCTAGATGAACAGCAAGTGTGGAAGAAGGAGCCAGTCAAATCACATTGGCCAGGGCAAATTAAAAACATCCCAGCAAAAGcagaaaactaaaattgttTCATCCCCATTTCAAATGGAGGATAGCAAGCAAAGtaaggaaataaaattgtcTTCCATCCCAACCCAGAATTCAAGTTACATTAGTTCTTCTCCCCACTAGTAGGATATTCTACTTCTTTTTTCAGAGGAGTCTCAGCAACGGGCAAGTGGCCGGCAGGTGGAGCTGTGTCACTGGCTCGAGGAGGCCCTTCTCCCTTCTCTTCGGAGGCACCTTCttttagaataggtgaccaaaaatccaattagattggtCTTTATGTAATCTCCTCTGATAATTTTAGTGTAACTGtaacattatttatgaataaatgaGCATTCATTATTTGgcaattgtatttgttgtgctcactGATTATGTTTATAGGCTTAACATCACAACCAAGCTCACAAATCAAATTGTacaacctatgtagttgggctgcacaTTAGATGGTGCCATGAAATCAACTTATGATGGTTAGGTTTGAAAAgtttcaagtcgaggacctcgagattggACATCGAGAGTTCTACtaagacttgcactaaaattgcatcAGTTGGATGAGTggcgtgtttcatcggcgcaGACGTTGgatgtttatgcaattttagtgggtggttgtaccgactgaactgactcgcggtaagtcgtcatatggaagctttgAAGGCTTGATCGATATGACTAGATCTTCctagctccgatagtacgggattagttcttggacttgaggaaccatggcAGTTGCATATATctgatggttgtatcttggatttgacGAAAGATGACGTATCTTGGATGTGGTCATTACAAGTCTTGTTCATTGCAATCAaaatatgtagtgaggatggtAGGTGAAAGGCACTGCAaagtgcgagtggatcggtTGGGGAAAGCGCAAGAGGAAGCAGTTAAAATAAAGCgcagaaattaaaacaaaaatgcaataaaaccatagttccaaggggtgtacccttagAGTTCTCGAACGTTCGACGTAgttaatagaaataaatgataatgaaattaatggGGCTAATGATCGAATGTAAAACAAGGGGAACAAAaatcgtaaatcaagaattacctttcTGATTTATTTCGAACCTCCTTCGTTGATTCTTTCACCCAGGCCTCAACGTATAGACCCTCTAAAGTCGCATCCACACCACACAGGAACTTGGGAttcttcaatttaatttgctagaaaagaattgaagagaaaaacacaccaagtgtgcacAAGAGGGGGGTTCGGCCGAGTGAAAAATTAGGGGAgagaattattttcttgctttgttatgtattcattagttattccaaataactaaaatacatatatatctaccttgaatggatgcattaaaacaTGTCTAGGtgcatttaaccatccataaggtaataaaattctttattctaGATAAATGATGACTAACatgacatttttcaaaagtgattttgttagtcaataattttcttttccaatcatttccaccaacttaattaatggaattggg comes from Sesamum indicum cultivar Zhongzhi No. 13 linkage group LG10, S_indicum_v1.0, whole genome shotgun sequence and encodes:
- the LOC110012711 gene encoding uncharacterized protein LOC110012711, producing the protein MELAGDRSCLKWMLHVDGSSNANNGRAGILIQGPRGIEIEVAARLSFPVTNNEAEYEALVLGLELAHETGARDLEVPRAENDKADALSKFGAAMDEIRGRKITALVRERSTLWKGTEVQVVAETGSWKNEIVKCLGDGTLPSNPIAAKRVKFRATQFTLLAGQLYKRTADGPLLKCLDEERGLYVMREIHEGSCGNHSGVRSLAQKIMRQGYFWPTLVEDSKNFVRKCESCQKFGIPRILISDSGTQFQGRKITEWCKELKIAQHFTAVANPQANGQTKVTNRTILQHLKTRLESKRSWVDELPGVLWAYRTTPRTTTGETPFCLVYGTEAIIPAEIGEESQRVMQYEPETNRNERSFDLIVIEEKREAAYARILHHKGLMMKSHSRRIRPRQLQVGDLVLKKVEASKHVGKLEPP